From a region of the Phycisphaerales bacterium AB-hyl4 genome:
- a CDS encoding ion transporter — translation MIVRWLDSIVNSAAFQNFILLMIGAAAVIVGLETYPHLMERYGRLLITLDWIIIWIFAIEAVMKMAAHGRRFYRYFNDPWNCFDFTIVTLCFIPAVGPYAAVFRLARVLRTLRLISAIPRLQLIVSSLLRGLPSMGYVGLLLLLLFYIYAVMGVFLFRANDPFHFSDLQTSMITLFRVVTLEDWTDVLYTQMYGSDVYPPQGTPPFEPTPYAMPFVAVIYFVSFVLLGTIIMLNLVIGVILSSMQEAQDERDREALAVARATDEGLTTEQEIEMMEYELDSMKRHLHMVRIRVREEMAAGRKMDAVERETRRSEAKS, via the coding sequence ATGATCGTGCGTTGGCTCGACAGCATCGTCAACTCCGCCGCGTTCCAGAACTTCATCCTTCTGATGATCGGCGCGGCGGCGGTTATCGTGGGGCTGGAGACGTACCCGCATCTGATGGAGCGTTACGGCAGGCTGCTGATCACGCTGGACTGGATCATCATCTGGATCTTCGCGATCGAAGCGGTGATGAAGATGGCGGCGCATGGCAGGCGGTTCTACCGCTACTTCAACGACCCGTGGAACTGTTTCGACTTTACGATCGTGACGCTTTGCTTCATCCCGGCGGTGGGGCCTTACGCGGCGGTGTTCCGCCTTGCCCGCGTGCTGCGAACGTTGCGGTTGATCAGTGCGATCCCGCGATTGCAGTTGATCGTCTCCAGTCTGCTGCGCGGATTGCCGAGCATGGGATACGTCGGCCTGCTGTTGCTGCTGCTGTTTTACATTTACGCGGTGATGGGCGTGTTCCTGTTCCGCGCGAACGATCCGTTTCACTTTTCAGACCTGCAGACGTCGATGATCACGCTGTTTCGCGTGGTGACGCTGGAGGACTGGACGGACGTGCTTTACACGCAGATGTACGGGTCGGACGTCTACCCGCCGCAGGGCACGCCGCCGTTTGAGCCCACCCCCTACGCGATGCCCTTCGTGGCGGTGATCTACTTCGTCAGCTTCGTGCTGCTGGGGACGATCATCATGCTCAACCTGGTCATCGGCGTGATCCTCAGCTCGATGCAGGAAGCGCAGGACGAACGCGACCGCGAAGCATTGGCGGTCGCCCGCGCGACGGATGAAGGCCTGACCACCGAGCAGGAAATCGAGATGATGGAGTATGAGCTGGACAGCATGAAGCGGCATTTGCACATGGTTCGCATCCGTGTGCGGGAGGAGATGGCGGCCGGCCGTAAGATGGACGCCGTGGAGCGGGAGACGAGGCGAAGCGAAGCGAAGTCGTAA
- a CDS encoding ABC transporter permease, with product MTHLIFWRMMQLPAILGVIFLVTFLLVWVVPGNPLEAPEGQRPPPEIAAAMQRQYNLHSPTAFAQSYLSDLLLRGDFGPSLQYRDQRVNDILADGLAVSASLGVLAMIIAIFLGSAAGIIGALRPGSALDFSSLAIALIGISLPAFVTGSILLVGFVAIVLALPPGTIDPNLDQLMTRWILPAITLGVAPAAYIARLVRLGLADVMSSDFIRTARAKGLSQRQALFKHALKVAYLPVLSFLGPAAAAVMTGSFVVEEVFNIPGIGEHFVNAVRNKDQFLILGVVLVYSVILVVFNLMVDVAYVWLDPRIEL from the coding sequence ATGACCCACCTGATCTTCTGGCGAATGATGCAACTGCCGGCGATCCTGGGCGTGATCTTCCTGGTCACGTTCCTGCTGGTGTGGGTCGTGCCCGGCAATCCGCTCGAAGCGCCCGAAGGCCAGCGCCCCCCGCCCGAAATCGCCGCGGCCATGCAACGCCAGTACAACCTGCACAGCCCCACCGCCTTCGCGCAAAGCTACCTCTCCGACCTGCTGCTGCGCGGCGACTTCGGCCCGTCACTGCAATACCGTGACCAGCGCGTGAACGACATCCTCGCCGACGGCCTCGCGGTCAGCGCCAGCCTCGGCGTGCTCGCAATGATCATCGCCATCTTCCTCGGCAGCGCCGCAGGCATCATCGGCGCGCTCCGCCCCGGCTCGGCGCTGGACTTCTCCAGCCTCGCGATCGCACTGATCGGCATCAGTCTGCCCGCGTTTGTCACCGGCTCGATCCTGCTCGTGGGGTTTGTCGCCATCGTGCTCGCACTGCCGCCGGGCACGATCGACCCCAACCTCGATCAGCTCATGACGCGCTGGATCCTCCCCGCCATCACGCTCGGCGTCGCGCCGGCGGCGTACATCGCCCGCCTTGTCCGCCTCGGCCTGGCCGACGTCATGTCCAGCGACTTCATCCGCACCGCCCGCGCCAAGGGCCTCTCCCAACGCCAAGCCTTATTCAAGCACGCCTTGAAAGTTGCTTACCTGCCCGTGCTCAGCTTCCTCGGCCCCGCCGCCGCCGCGGTCATGACCGGCTCGTTCGTCGTCGAAGAGGTCTTCAACATCCCCGGCATCGGCGAACACTTCGTCAACGCCGTCCGCAACAAAGACCAGTTTCTCATCCTCGGCGTCGTACTCGTTTACTCCGTCATCCTCGTGGTGTTCAACCTCATGGTCGACGTCGCCTACGTCTGGCTCGACCCGCGAATCGAGTTGTGA
- the folK gene encoding 2-amino-4-hydroxy-6-hydroxymethyldihydropteridine diphosphokinase, translating into MGSNLGDRWGHLTAACQALAALADTRVAAVSGVYETAPVGGPSGQGAFLNAVVALETTLSPSELLAALQAVERSAGRPSRAERTHWGPRPLDLDVLAYDERVIDEPGLHVPHPRLHERWFVLRPLADVASPAWRHPLTGASVAAMLEAVEADAAARRHAPDALRASAGLGAEDER; encoded by the coding sequence ATGGGTTCGAACCTCGGCGACCGCTGGGGGCATCTGACGGCGGCCTGCCAAGCGTTGGCGGCGCTGGCGGACACGCGGGTGGCGGCGGTGAGCGGGGTGTATGAGACGGCGCCGGTGGGTGGGCCGAGCGGTCAGGGGGCGTTTTTGAACGCGGTGGTGGCGTTGGAGACGACGCTTTCGCCGAGCGAGCTGCTGGCTGCGTTGCAGGCGGTGGAGCGGTCGGCGGGTCGGCCGAGCCGGGCGGAGCGGACGCATTGGGGACCGCGGCCGCTGGATCTGGATGTGCTGGCCTACGATGAACGGGTGATCGACGAGCCGGGCCTGCACGTGCCGCATCCACGGCTGCATGAGCGGTGGTTTGTGCTGCGGCCGCTGGCGGATGTGGCGAGCCCGGCGTGGCGACATCCGCTGACCGGGGCGTCGGTGGCGGCGATGCTGGAGGCGGTTGAGGCGGATGCGGCGGCACGGCGGCACGCGCCGGACGCGCTACGAGCGTCGGCGGGCCTGGGGGCGGAAGATGAACGATGA
- a CDS encoding FliA/WhiG family RNA polymerase sigma factor produces MAKPRQASTRTTSADQAAIQEVWNEYKMTGEEALRNRLMENYLPLVKYNAERIHQKLPDEVDVDDLMSAGIFGLMDAIDAFDRDRGVKFETYCAPRIRGAILDELRSMDWVPRLVRSRSSQVDQARKRLEMRMGRKATDDEIAKEMGLNQDEFAKIRKDAGAVGVVSLSRKWFETDSNKDVREIDVLEDNRQVNPFSAVSKRDMKELVTKGLSRAERLIIILYYYEEMTMKEIGVTLDLSESRVSQMHSSILARLKAQLQHRGKELQAESE; encoded by the coding sequence ATGGCGAAACCCCGTCAGGCCAGTACGCGGACAACCTCCGCGGACCAGGCAGCAATTCAGGAAGTCTGGAACGAATACAAGATGACCGGCGAGGAGGCGTTGCGAAACCGCCTCATGGAGAACTATCTCCCGCTGGTCAAATACAACGCCGAGCGGATTCACCAGAAGCTGCCCGACGAGGTCGATGTGGACGACCTGATGAGTGCGGGGATCTTCGGCTTGATGGACGCCATCGACGCGTTCGACCGCGACCGCGGCGTCAAGTTCGAAACCTATTGCGCACCGCGCATCCGTGGTGCGATTCTCGACGAGCTGCGCTCGATGGACTGGGTGCCGCGCCTCGTGCGTTCGCGCTCCAGCCAGGTGGACCAGGCGCGTAAACGCCTTGAGATGCGCATGGGTCGCAAGGCGACCGATGACGAGATCGCCAAGGAGATGGGGCTCAACCAGGACGAGTTCGCCAAGATCCGCAAAGACGCCGGCGCGGTCGGCGTTGTGTCGCTTTCGCGTAAGTGGTTCGAGACCGACTCGAACAAAGACGTACGCGAGATCGACGTGTTGGAAGACAATCGACAGGTCAACCCCTTTTCGGCCGTGTCCAAGCGGGACATGAAAGAGCTCGTCACGAAGGGCCTCTCGCGAGCCGAGCGACTGATCATCATCCTCTACTACTACGAGGAGATGACCATGAAGGAAATCGGCGTCACGCTCGACCTTTCCGAGTCGCGCGTCAGCCAGATGCACAGTTCCATCCTCGCGCGACTGAAGGCTCAGCTTCAGCATCGAGGCAAAGAGTTGCAAGCCGAGTCGGAATGA
- the cdaA gene encoding diadenylate cyclase CdaA translates to MTFDRLEQLLRRIQGYLWTEPLEVLIEIAVIWVVVYVILRFLRGTRGARVIKGMAVVLIIGTLAIQILGRQNAFERLNFLYTNFLAFASLMLVIVFQPELRRALVRLGEARFFRQSGLRKARVVEEVLGAVQYLARNKIGALIAIERQVGLQGIVELGTRLDAEVSKELLNTLFWPGSALHDMGVVVRGDRIIAAGVQFPLAEGENIPQELGSRHRAAWGLSQEADALVIVVSEETGAISVAERGELTRGLSPEELRPILIRGLGSVTIAERNETNGSDAGSDSTLSNEGALGSRS, encoded by the coding sequence TTGACCTTTGACCGCCTGGAGCAGTTGCTTCGCCGCATCCAGGGCTACCTCTGGACTGAACCGCTCGAAGTTCTCATCGAGATCGCGGTCATCTGGGTGGTGGTTTACGTGATCCTGCGCTTCCTTCGCGGGACGCGCGGGGCTCGCGTGATCAAAGGCATGGCCGTCGTGCTGATTATCGGTACGCTCGCGATTCAGATCCTCGGTCGGCAGAACGCGTTCGAACGGCTGAACTTCCTCTACACCAACTTCCTCGCCTTCGCGTCGCTGATGCTCGTGATCGTCTTCCAGCCGGAGCTGCGGCGGGCGCTGGTTCGGCTGGGCGAAGCGCGATTCTTCCGACAAAGCGGCCTGCGCAAGGCTCGCGTCGTTGAAGAAGTGCTCGGCGCGGTGCAGTACCTGGCACGCAACAAGATCGGAGCGCTGATCGCCATCGAGCGACAGGTCGGCTTGCAGGGCATCGTGGAACTGGGCACGCGCCTCGACGCGGAGGTGTCCAAAGAACTGTTGAACACGCTGTTCTGGCCCGGCTCGGCGTTGCACGACATGGGCGTGGTCGTCCGCGGCGACCGGATCATCGCGGCGGGCGTACAATTTCCGCTGGCCGAGGGTGAAAACATCCCGCAGGAGCTCGGCTCCCGCCACCGCGCGGCGTGGGGGCTCTCGCAGGAGGCCGACGCCCTGGTCATCGTCGTCAGCGAAGAGACCGGCGCGATCAGCGTGGCCGAACGTGGCGAACTGACCCGGGGCCTGAGCCCGGAAGAGCTGCGACCGATCCTCATCCGCGGCCTGGGCAGCGTGACCATCGCCGAACGAAACGAGACCAACGGCAGCGATGCCGGCAGTGACAGCACCCTGAGCAATGAAGGCGCCCTCGGCTCGCGAAGCTGA
- the hemB gene encoding porphobilinogen synthase gives MSDSSFPQQRLRRLRRGQRLRDAVADVGLSADRLIYPLFVGEMREAKPVASMPGVKQLPVDAAVNTMRDLIKQGVQQFILFGVTADEHKDAHGSFAASPDAPVNRTLRAAREAGLDAVLYADLCFCEYTEHGHCGALLDTSTPTGAVWTVDNDRTLALLGQTAVAQAEAGADVVAPSGMMDGQVAAIRQALDAAGHEHAAILSYAIKYASSFYGPFREAGGGGMQFGDRRGYQMDYRRSREWQSELHADLAEGADMVMVKPAMAYLDIVQQVRSSCDVPVAAYHVSGEYAMLHAAAERGWLDLEQAALESTYAIRRAGADLVVTYFAPQLAMWV, from the coding sequence ATGTCCGATTCCTCCTTCCCCCAACAACGCCTTCGACGGTTGCGACGTGGGCAGCGGCTGCGCGACGCTGTCGCTGATGTGGGCCTCTCGGCCGACCGGCTGATATACCCGCTATTCGTCGGCGAGATGCGCGAAGCCAAGCCCGTCGCTTCCATGCCGGGCGTCAAACAACTGCCCGTCGACGCGGCGGTGAACACGATGCGCGACCTCATCAAGCAGGGCGTGCAACAGTTCATCCTCTTTGGCGTCACGGCGGACGAACACAAAGACGCGCACGGCAGCTTCGCCGCATCGCCCGATGCGCCGGTGAATCGTACGCTCCGCGCTGCTCGCGAGGCGGGGCTGGACGCCGTGCTCTACGCGGACCTTTGCTTCTGCGAGTACACGGAGCATGGTCATTGCGGGGCGCTGCTGGATACGTCGACGCCGACCGGCGCGGTGTGGACGGTGGACAACGACCGCACGCTCGCGCTGCTCGGCCAGACGGCGGTCGCCCAGGCCGAGGCCGGCGCGGATGTCGTCGCGCCTTCGGGCATGATGGACGGCCAGGTCGCCGCGATCCGCCAGGCACTCGATGCGGCAGGCCACGAACACGCCGCCATCCTCAGCTATGCCATCAAGTACGCCTCGAGCTTCTACGGCCCGTTCCGCGAAGCCGGCGGCGGCGGCATGCAGTTCGGCGACCGGCGGGGCTACCAGATGGACTACCGCCGATCGCGCGAGTGGCAAAGCGAGTTGCACGCCGACCTCGCCGAGGGCGCTGACATGGTCATGGTCAAGCCGGCGATGGCGTACCTGGACATCGTGCAACAGGTGCGCTCATCATGCGACGTGCCCGTGGCGGCATATCACGTCAGCGGCGAGTACGCGATGCTGCACGCCGCCGCGGAACGTGGCTGGCTGGATCTGGAGCAAGCCGCGTTGGAAAGCACATACGCCATCCGCCGCGCGGGCGCGGATCTGGTGGTGACGTACTTTGCACCGCAACTGGCGATGTGGGTTTGA
- a CDS encoding HEAT repeat domain-containing protein codes for MFRPNAAVHVQAHATGDTLFHVMRNFRLIHALSLVAMLLPMTLVGCQSARQRPASDQPHWLADLLPGFGEPTAGQIARDAFYVYSPDRRREAVDRLSAAPFGGEPVYVRMYRLLIDDPDASVRASCVKALGLHGSPADVRRILPMLEEDASFVRWEAAKALQKLHDPAAVSPLAAAVQNDEDADVRQDAARALGQYRTSTAFQSLVGALHDTNHGVARAARDALITLTGEDQGTEARDWLSWAADRRGRDGLFANARQYTYQPWTPIPSFFKRPGRYFADPLAEPQRPAGIESDNG; via the coding sequence TTGTTTCGCCCAAACGCTGCCGTGCATGTGCAGGCGCACGCCACCGGCGATACACTCTTTCACGTGATGCGCAACTTTCGTCTGATCCACGCACTGTCCCTCGTCGCGATGCTGTTGCCGATGACGCTCGTCGGCTGCCAGTCGGCCCGTCAGCGGCCCGCCAGCGATCAACCGCACTGGCTCGCCGACCTGTTGCCCGGCTTCGGCGAGCCGACCGCTGGGCAGATCGCGCGCGATGCGTTCTACGTCTACAGCCCCGACCGGCGGCGCGAAGCAGTCGACCGCCTCAGCGCCGCGCCCTTCGGCGGCGAGCCGGTCTATGTCCGCATGTACCGCCTGCTCATCGACGACCCCGACGCGTCCGTACGGGCGTCGTGCGTCAAAGCGCTGGGGTTGCACGGCTCGCCGGCGGATGTACGGCGGATCTTGCCGATGCTCGAAGAAGACGCGTCGTTCGTGCGATGGGAAGCGGCCAAGGCGTTGCAGAAGCTGCACGACCCCGCGGCTGTGTCGCCGCTGGCCGCGGCGGTGCAGAACGACGAAGACGCAGACGTTCGGCAAGACGCGGCGCGAGCGCTGGGCCAGTACCGTACGAGCACGGCCTTCCAGTCGCTCGTCGGTGCGTTGCACGACACGAACCACGGCGTCGCCCGCGCGGCCCGCGATGCGCTGATCACCCTCACCGGCGAAGACCAGGGCACGGAAGCCCGCGACTGGCTGAGCTGGGCCGCCGACCGTCGCGGTCGCGATGGCTTGTTTGCCAATGCCCGGCAGTACACATACCAGCCCTGGACGCCGATCCCCAGTTTCTTCAAACGCCCCGGCCGATACTTCGCCGACCCCCTCGCCGAGCCCCAACGGCCGGCGGGGATCGAGTCGGATAACGGGTGA
- a CDS encoding peptide ABC transporter substrate-binding protein, whose protein sequence is MRHGWSILFAIAFTFASLLAVGCGRQPEADVIFLTTSEHNDLDPQRISWLHDSRVVEQMFEPLVVHDFTTHETKPGVAESWDISDDGMTYTFHLREDARWSNGDPVTANDFVFAWRRALTPDLAAQYARMLYRIEGAEAFLHWRTEQIEQYAQVSRDANGGRGEIAEQVWQLAEDRFEQSVGVTAEDDRTLVVRLERPAPYFLELVAFITFYPVHARSVQEAMTLDPATGMWRMDTRYWSDPNRLVSNGAYKLAGRRFRQYVHMTANEHYWNAGQVQNASIMERIVSDPQNAMTTYRRGGANFWPGVPAGAMASELVRDDRRNDVHTQTMAGTYFYNFNCMPQLRDGRDNPFADPRVRRAFSKAIDRDTIVQRVTRMNQPVAMSYIPPDVIGDYNPPTEHGITFDPERARELLAEAGYPNGEGLTGLSILYNTGAEHGDIAQAIRRMWEQHLGVSVSLESVEVNAFFDRLRSQDYVIARASWFGDYPDPTSWLDRMLSDDANNNTAWSNEAFDALLTEAANETEPSARLALLREAEALLLDEQPMAMIFQYVSVNLWNPDQLEGLNANPWAKWNMDRIRVRR, encoded by the coding sequence ATGCGACACGGATGGTCGATTTTATTTGCGATCGCGTTCACCTTCGCCAGCCTCCTCGCCGTCGGCTGCGGCCGACAGCCCGAGGCCGACGTGATCTTCCTCACCACCAGCGAGCACAACGACCTCGACCCGCAGCGGATCAGTTGGCTGCACGACTCGCGCGTCGTCGAGCAGATGTTCGAGCCGCTGGTCGTGCACGACTTCACCACACACGAAACAAAGCCCGGCGTCGCCGAGTCGTGGGACATCTCCGACGACGGGATGACCTACACCTTTCACCTCCGCGAAGACGCCCGCTGGTCCAACGGCGACCCGGTCACCGCCAACGACTTCGTCTTCGCCTGGCGTCGCGCGCTCACCCCCGATCTCGCGGCCCAATACGCCCGCATGCTCTACCGTATCGAAGGTGCGGAGGCGTTTCTCCACTGGCGAACCGAGCAGATCGAGCAGTACGCCCAGGTCAGCCGTGACGCCAACGGCGGCCGCGGCGAAATCGCCGAGCAGGTCTGGCAGCTTGCAGAGGATCGCTTCGAGCAGTCCGTCGGCGTCACCGCGGAAGACGACCGTACGCTCGTCGTCCGCCTCGAACGCCCCGCGCCCTACTTCCTCGAACTTGTCGCGTTCATCACCTTCTACCCCGTCCACGCCCGGAGCGTGCAGGAAGCGATGACCCTCGACCCCGCCACCGGCATGTGGCGGATGGACACCCGCTACTGGTCCGACCCCAACCGCCTCGTGAGCAACGGCGCGTACAAGCTCGCCGGCCGACGGTTCCGCCAGTACGTCCACATGACCGCCAACGAGCACTACTGGAACGCGGGCCAGGTGCAGAACGCCTCGATCATGGAACGCATCGTCAGCGACCCGCAAAACGCCATGACCACCTACCGCCGCGGCGGCGCGAACTTCTGGCCCGGCGTGCCCGCGGGGGCGATGGCCTCCGAACTCGTCCGCGACGACCGCCGCAATGACGTGCACACCCAGACCATGGCTGGCACGTACTTCTACAACTTCAACTGCATGCCCCAGCTTCGCGACGGCCGGGACAACCCCTTCGCCGACCCCCGCGTCCGCCGAGCCTTCTCCAAGGCCATCGACCGCGACACGATCGTCCAGCGCGTCACCCGTATGAACCAGCCCGTCGCCATGAGCTACATCCCTCCCGATGTCATCGGCGACTACAACCCACCCACCGAACACGGCATCACCTTCGACCCCGAGCGAGCACGCGAACTACTGGCAGAGGCCGGCTATCCCAACGGCGAAGGGCTCACCGGCCTGAGCATCCTCTACAACACCGGCGCGGAACATGGCGACATCGCCCAGGCCATCCGACGCATGTGGGAACAGCACCTCGGCGTCTCCGTCAGCCTCGAATCGGTCGAGGTGAACGCCTTCTTCGACCGCCTCCGCAGCCAGGACTACGTCATCGCCCGCGCGTCATGGTTCGGCGACTACCCCGACCCGACCAGTTGGCTCGACCGCATGCTCAGCGACGACGCGAACAACAACACCGCCTGGTCCAACGAAGCGTTCGATGCGCTGCTCACCGAAGCCGCCAACGAAACCGAGCCCAGCGCCCGCCTTGCCCTGCTGCGCGAAGCCGAAGCGTTGCTGCTCGACGAGCAGCCGATGGCCATGATCTTCCAGTACGTCTCCGTCAACCTCTGGAACCCCGACCAGCTCGAAGGCCTCAACGCCAACCCCTGGGCAAAATGGAACATGGACCGCATCCGCGTGAGACGTTAG
- a CDS encoding MinD/ParA family protein → MIADQAQALRGLVADQRRASNAPRARTLAITSGKGGVGKTTMSVNLSVQLAQMGRRIVLIDADLGTANADVLCNVAPRGSLAHVVAGRMSLDEAMVDAPGGFRLVPGASGLAQMAALSEYERTRLMDQMHQLESAADLIMIDTGAGVGPNVLGFLVAVDEVLVVTTPEPTAITDAYALIKTLVRAKREQNEEPSVRVLVNQVRDEDEAKAVYDRVAAVCQRFLQITPRLAGHVVSDARVSLSVRRRTPFVLESPSSLASTCLNRLAHRLDRHAAQPPGRSLFRRMTGWLVG, encoded by the coding sequence ATGATTGCGGATCAGGCGCAGGCATTACGCGGGCTCGTCGCCGACCAGCGACGGGCATCCAACGCGCCCCGGGCGCGGACGTTGGCCATCACCAGCGGCAAAGGCGGCGTGGGTAAGACCACGATGTCGGTCAATCTGTCGGTGCAGCTTGCACAGATGGGCAGGCGGATCGTGCTCATCGATGCGGACCTTGGCACGGCCAATGCAGACGTGCTGTGCAACGTCGCGCCGCGCGGCAGCCTGGCGCACGTCGTGGCGGGGCGGATGTCGCTTGATGAAGCAATGGTCGACGCGCCGGGCGGCTTTCGCCTCGTGCCGGGCGCGTCGGGTTTGGCGCAGATGGCGGCGCTGAGCGAATACGAACGCACCCGACTGATGGACCAGATGCATCAGCTGGAGTCGGCGGCGGACTTGATCATGATCGACACGGGCGCAGGCGTGGGCCCGAACGTGCTGGGCTTTCTCGTGGCGGTCGATGAAGTGCTCGTGGTGACGACGCCCGAGCCGACGGCGATCACCGATGCTTACGCGCTGATCAAAACACTCGTGCGTGCGAAGCGTGAACAGAACGAAGAGCCCTCGGTTCGCGTGCTGGTGAACCAGGTTCGCGACGAGGATGAAGCGAAGGCGGTGTACGATCGGGTCGCGGCGGTGTGCCAGCGGTTTCTGCAGATCACGCCGCGACTGGCGGGGCATGTGGTCAGCGACGCGCGGGTGTCGTTGTCGGTGCGTCGTCGCACGCCGTTTGTGCTTGAGAGTCCGTCGTCATTGGCGAGCACGTGTTTGAATCGGTTGGCGCATCGATTGGACCGTCACGCAGCGCAGCCGCCTGGCCGTAGCCTGTTTCGTCGGATGACCGGCTGGCTGGTGGGGTGA
- the lgt gene encoding prolipoprotein diacylglyceryl transferase has translation MMDFTLAAWLHDLDPLAFGPIRWYGLSYLAGFAIAWLLIRRVLTVGSTPLKPVQTSDLVVAVAIGIIVGGRVGYVLFYRPDLMWTFYPGLPFWGVLAINEGGMASHGGMLGGIVASWLFARRHALPMRHVLDLIVFAGPLGVVFGRIANFINGELIGRAAPEWLPWAVKFPQEMYDWTREQWEQAPGALQELSIPQIVTQVQRGNEHVIALVEPMLTPRHPSQLYAAVLEGLVVFLVLLWLWRKPRVPGLVAGVFCITYAAGRIVNEFFRRPDVHIQDAEFAWLAITRGQLLSLGLLALGVWLVWWVQRQKLPAMGGWRRGPWTQTASELQRQDAKTPSRQVKNKGREAD, from the coding sequence ATGATGGACTTTACGCTTGCTGCCTGGCTGCATGATCTTGATCCGTTAGCATTTGGACCGATCCGCTGGTACGGGCTGTCCTATCTGGCGGGCTTCGCGATTGCGTGGCTGTTGATTCGGCGGGTGCTGACCGTCGGCAGCACGCCGTTGAAGCCAGTGCAGACGAGTGACCTGGTGGTCGCGGTGGCGATCGGCATCATCGTCGGCGGACGGGTGGGCTATGTGCTGTTCTATCGGCCGGACCTGATGTGGACGTTTTACCCCGGCCTGCCGTTCTGGGGTGTGCTGGCGATCAACGAAGGCGGCATGGCGAGCCATGGCGGGATGCTCGGCGGGATTGTCGCGAGTTGGTTATTCGCACGTCGGCATGCGCTGCCCATGCGACATGTGCTCGACCTGATCGTCTTTGCGGGTCCGCTGGGCGTGGTGTTCGGGCGGATTGCGAACTTTATCAATGGCGAACTGATCGGCCGTGCTGCCCCGGAGTGGCTGCCGTGGGCGGTGAAGTTTCCGCAGGAGATGTACGACTGGACCCGAGAGCAGTGGGAGCAGGCACCGGGCGCGCTGCAGGAGTTGAGCATCCCGCAGATCGTGACGCAGGTGCAGCGTGGCAATGAGCACGTGATCGCGCTGGTCGAGCCGATGCTCACGCCGCGACATCCGTCGCAGCTATACGCGGCGGTGCTCGAAGGGCTGGTGGTGTTTCTTGTATTGCTTTGGCTGTGGCGGAAGCCGCGCGTGCCGGGGCTGGTGGCGGGGGTGTTCTGCATCACGTATGCGGCGGGGCGGATTGTGAACGAGTTTTTCCGTCGGCCGGACGTGCATATTCAGGACGCGGAGTTTGCATGGCTGGCGATCACGCGCGGGCAGTTGCTGAGCCTGGGGCTACTGGCGTTGGGCGTGTGGCTGGTGTGGTGGGTGCAGCGCCAGAAGCTGCCGGCGATGGGCGGTTGGCGGCGCGGGCCTTGGACTCAAACGGCGAGCGAGTTGCAACGCCAAGACGCCAAGACGCCAAGTCGCCAAGTGAAAAACAAAGGCAGGGAAGCGGATTGA
- a CDS encoding radical SAM protein, translated as MINEIFYSIQGESTWAGLPCVFVRLMGCHLRCGYCDTEYAFHEGKRWAVDDVLAEVERIGGGCSLVEVTGGEPLLQPSVHELMRRLCDAGKTVLVETSGACDIAACDERVIRIMDLKTPGSGEVERNRWSNIEQLTQRDEVKLVLTSREDYAWARQVIAEHRLPERVKAVLLSAVHEIPPGRELPGATGLSLRDLAAWVLEDGLAVRLQTQLHKLIWDPAARGV; from the coding sequence ATGATCAACGAGATTTTCTACTCGATCCAGGGCGAGAGCACGTGGGCGGGGCTGCCTTGCGTGTTCGTTCGGCTGATGGGTTGCCATCTGCGCTGCGGGTACTGTGATACGGAATATGCGTTTCACGAGGGCAAACGATGGGCGGTGGACGACGTGCTGGCCGAGGTCGAGCGGATCGGCGGCGGGTGCTCGCTGGTGGAAGTGACCGGCGGCGAGCCGTTGCTTCAGCCGAGCGTGCACGAGCTGATGCGTCGGCTATGCGATGCGGGCAAGACGGTGCTCGTGGAGACCAGCGGGGCGTGCGACATCGCAGCCTGCGACGAGCGGGTCATCCGCATCATGGACCTGAAAACGCCCGGCAGCGGCGAGGTCGAGCGAAACCGCTGGTCGAATATCGAACAGCTCACGCAGCGCGACGAGGTGAAGCTCGTGCTCACCTCGCGCGAAGACTACGCGTGGGCCCGTCAGGTGATCGCGGAGCATCGGCTGCCGGAGCGGGTGAAGGCGGTACTGCTGAGTGCGGTGCACGAGATTCCGCCCGGCCGAGAGCTGCCGGGGGCGACGGGGCTGTCGCTGCGTGATCTGGCAGCGTGGGTGCTGGAAGACGGTTTGGCGGTGCGGCTGCAGACGCAGTTGCACAAGCTGATCTGGGACCCGGCGGCCCGGGGGGTGTAG